A genomic stretch from Mesoplodon densirostris isolate mMesDen1 chromosome 3, mMesDen1 primary haplotype, whole genome shotgun sequence includes:
- the LOC132485483 gene encoding protocadherin beta-15-like: MEAGGERFPKQRQVLILFLLLGVALAGWESRRYFVMEETESGSFVANLAKDLGLGVGELAAREARVVSEDNEPWLQLDLQTGELILSEKLDREEMCGPTDPCVMHFQVLLKKPLGVFRAELLVRDINDHSPEFPEREMTLKILETSPPGTVFPLKTAQDLDVGNNNIQNYNISHNSYFHVSTRNWGDGRKYPELVLDKELDREEQAELRLTLTALDGGSPPRSGTAQVRISVLDVNDNAPEFAQTHYQVQVPENSPVGTLVVTVSARDLDTGTNGEISYSLFYSSQEISTTFELSSTSGEVRLIKKLDFETISSYELYVDASDGGGLSGKCSVSIEVMDVNDNSPELTISSLTSPIPENSPETEVALFRIRDRDSGDNGRVTCSIQDDLPFLLKPSAENFYTLVTNGALDRERKAQYNITITVTDMGTPRLETQHNITVLVSDVNDNAPAFTQTSYTLTVRENNSPALHIGTVRATDRDAGANAQVTYSLLHPLDPHVPLASLVSINPDNGHLFTLRSLDYEALRAFEFRVGAADRGSPALSSQALVRVLVEDDNDNAPFVLYPLQNASAPCTELVPRAAEAGYLVTKVVAVDGDSGQNAWLSYQLLKATEPGLFRVWAHNGEVRTARLLSERDAAKHRLVVLVKDNGEPPLSASVTLHLLLVDGFSQPYLPAPEAEAADAAPAAPLTVYLVVALASVSSLFLFSVLVFVAVRLCRRGGAASVGRCSVPEGPFPGHLVDVSGTGTLSQSYQYEVCLTGGSGSNEFKFLKPVFPNILESDLGRKSERSSTFQDS; the protein is encoded by the coding sequence ATGGAGGCCGGAGGGGAGCGCTTTCCTAAACAAAGGCAAGTCCTGATTCTCTTTCTCTTGCTGGGAGTGGCTCTGGCAGGCTGGGAATCCCGTCGCTATTTCGTGATGGAGGAAACTGAGAGCGGCTCCTTTGTGGCCAATCTTGCTAAggacctggggctgggagtgggggagcTAGCTGCGCGAGAAGCCCGGGTGGTCTCCGAGGACAACGAACCCTGGTTGCAGCTTGATCTACAGACTGGGGAGTTGATATTAAGTGAGAAACTGGACCGGGAGGAGATGTGCGGCCCCACAGATCCATGTGTAATGCATTTCCAAGTGTTACTGAAAAAACCACTGGGAGTATTTCGAGCTGAGCTACTGGTGAGAGACATAAACGATCATTCTCCTGAGTTTCCTGAAAGAGAAATGACGCTGAAAATCCTAGAGACTAGCCCTCCTGGGACCGTGTTTCCTCTGAAAACAGCCCAGGATTTGGACGTGGGCAACAACAACATCCAAAACTACAATATCAGTCACAACTCTTACTTCCATGTTTCCACCCGCAACTGGGGGGACGGCAGGAAATACCCAGAGCTGGTGCTGGACAAAGAGCTGGATCGAGAAGAGCAGGCCGAGCTCAGATTAACCCTCACAGCGCTGGATGGCGGCTCTCCGCCCAGGTCTGGCACTGCCCAGGTCCGAATCTCGGTCTTGGACGTTAATGACAACGCCCCTGAGTTTGCACAGACGCACTACCAGGTGCAGGTCCCAGAGAACAGCCCTGTAGGCACCCTAGTTGTCACGGTCTCAGCTAGGGATTTGGACACTGGAACAAACGGAGAGATATCATATTCCCTTTTTTATAGTTCTCAAGAGATAAGCACAACTTTTGAGCTAAGCAGCACTTCAGGAGAAGTTCGACTAATTAAAAAACTAGATTTTGAGACAATATCCTCATATGAGCTGTATGTAGATGCGTCTGATGGTGGGGGACTTTCTGGAAAATGCTCTGTCTCCattgaggtgatggatgttaacgaTAACTCCCCAGAACTAACTATTTCATCACTTACCAGCCCCATTCCTGAAAATTCCCCCGAGACAGAAGTGGCCCTGTTTAGGATTCGAGACCGAGACTCAGGGGACAACGGAAGGGTGACTTGCTCCATCCAGGATGATCTCCCCTTCCTCCTGAAACCGTCTGCAGAGAATTTCTACACCCTAGTAACAAATGGGGCGCTGGACAGAGAGAGGAAAGCCCAATATAATATCACCATCACCGTCACAGATATGGGGACACCGAGACTGGAAACCCAGCACAACATAACCGTGCTGGTGTCCGACGTCAACGACAACGCCCCCGCCTTCACCCAGACCTCCTACACCCTGACCGTCCGCGAGAACAACAGCCCCGCCCTGCACATCGGCACCGTCCGCGCCACAGACAGAGACGCGGGCGCCAACGCCCAGGTCACCTACTCGCTGCTGCACCCCCTCGACCCGCACGTGCCCCTGGCCTCCCTGGTGTCCATCAACCCGGACAACGGCCACCTGTTCACCCTGAGGTCCCTGGACTACGAGGCCCTGCGGGCGTTCGAGTTCCGCGTGGGCGCCGCCGACCGCGGCTCGCCCGCGCTCAGCAGCCAGGCGCTGGTGCGCGTGCTCGTGGAGGACGACAACGACAACGCGCCCTTCGTGCTGTACCCGCTGCAGAACGCCTCGGCGCCCTGCACCGAGCTGGTGCCCAGGGCGGCCGAGGCGGGCTACCTGGTGACCAAGGTGGTGGCGGTGGACGGCGACTCGGGCCAGAACGCCTGGCTGTCGTACCAGCTGCTCAAGGCCACGGAGCCCGGGCTCTTCCGCGTGTGGGCGCACAACGGCGAGGTGCGCACGGCCCGGCTGCTGAGCGAGCGCGACGCGGCCAAGCACAGGCTGGTGGTGCTGGTCAAGGACAACGGCGAGCCGCCGCTCTCGGCCAGCGTCACGCTGCACCTGCTGCTGGTGGACGGCTTCTCGCAGCCCTACCTGCCGGCCCCGGAAGCGGAAGCGGCGGACGCGGCCCCGGCCGCCCCGCTCACCGTCTACCTGGTGGTCGCCTTGGCATCAGTGTCATCGCTCTTCCTCTTCTCGGTGCTGGTGTTCGTCGCGGTGCGGCTGTGCAGGAGGGGCGGGGCGGCCTCGGTGGGTCGCTGCTCGGTGCCCGAGGGCCCCTTTCCGGGCCACCTGGTGGACGTCAGCGGCACGGGGACCCTGTCCCAGAGCTACCAGTACGAGGTGTGTCTGACGGGAGGCTCTGGGAGTAATGAGTTCAAATTCTTGAAGCCTGTCTTCCCCAATATTCTAGAATCGGACCTTGGGAGGAAGTCAGAAAGAAGTTCAACCTTCCAGGATAGTTAG